AAGAAGAAATAGATAAACAAGATAAGCAAATCATTTTTTATCTCGCTGAAAAAGCTATCTATTACCCCGATACCGATGAAGAATTAGCCCGTCAAGAAACCCTACTTAATATCCTCAATACCTTGTTAATTATTAAAGTCGCTATGATGACGAGAATCAAAGGTGCGGGAAATTTAGGTAAACAAGCAATAGTCTTGATTCCCATTGGGGGTAAATCCACTGTCGCTGCTGGAGCAACTTTTTCTAGTAAGATTAATAATCTTCTGGATTTACTATACCAAGAATATCGACTTAATCCTAGTCATAAGATTTTGAAGGAAACCCATCAACAATTACAAGAATTATTGAGTAAAACCCATTTTTCTCTAAGTCCTCCCCAAGAGGCTAATTCCTATTTAGGTTCTCTAGGAACTTTCTCGGATAACTTTACTAGTGCAATTAATGATAACTTCGCGGAGTTATTAAGTTTTGGCAATCTGGAAAAAAGTTATATCGTTGGTGGTTTAATTATTGTCCCAACTAAAGAAAAACCCTTAGCTAAACAATATCATCTACGGTTAGCTAAAATTATCCAAACCAATTCTAGTCAATTATTAAAGTCTCTCCAAGCTATTAAGCTGAATCAGGAACAATATAATATTAATCTTCGTTACGCGACTCAAGATGCTATTCATTTAATCGAAGAAATTCAAACAGAGATGAACAATAGTCAAAATTTACAAGAAACTAGTAATTATTTGGATCAATATTACGCTTTCCCTTTATTTACTCTCCTAAGTCTGGAGATTTTGTCTGAATATTTAGAAACAGAAGACGATGAGGAAACTAGTTTTAAGCGAGTCTTGTTAATCTATATTAAATCTCTGCACAATGTTTATGATATTTTACCTATTGGTTATAAATATCAAGATTTCCCTTTTATTTTGTTTAGGAGTTATAGTCTTGAAAAAATGCGTCAGCAATTATTTACTCAAAACTATTTATTTAATTCCACTGAGCTAAATATTGTTAATTTAATTCAATCTCAAGAATAGGGGAGTAGGGGGAGAGACGGGAGAAGGGAGAAGGGAGCTTTTAAGTATATTATATGTTAATAATAATACTTAAACCTAATACCTAAACCTTAACTCAGAACTTTATTTATTCTTCTGTTGGGTTTTGGCTTGTTCTAAAGCGATTTCTTTCATAGCTTCAAAAGAATTACGATTAGACGTACCTTCAATCGCTTTAACGGCTAAATCCTGTACTTGTTTTTGGGCTAATTCTAGCTGTTTAGTCAGACTTTCTAGACGTGTTTGTTGATTAGTGATACTCTCTTCTAAAGCTTGAATGCGTAATTGATAATTCTGTTTTTCTCCCTCGATTTCTTTTTGACGTAAATCAGTTTTAACTTTAGCTTGATAAGTTCCAATTCCCTTACCTTCTTCTTGACCTTTTTTCTTTTTAGCTTCTAATTCAGCAGGAAAAGCTTCTACTTGTTGTTTAACTTCTGTATATTTAGCTTCCGATTCGGCGATCGCTTTTTCTCTTTCTTGCCATGCTTTTTCTTGTTGTTGACGAATGTCGGCTAATTCTTGATATAAAGCGTTTTTAGTTTGCTCATATTCTTCTTGACTCAAAGTTAATTCTAACTCTAGGTTGTAATTGTATTCTTCTGCTTCCCGTCTTTTCTCTTTTTCGTAGTCTTCGTTTCTACCTTTAACTTCTCTATTATGAGTTTCTTTTTCTTTTGACCAAGCTAAACGTAAATCTTGAATCTCTTGTAATAAAGTCTCGCTTTGTTCCCTCAATTCAAGTTCAAAAGCTTTAGCGCTATTTTGATACTCAATAATTAACTCGTCGAGGGTATCTTCGGTAATTTCTTCTAGTTCGTATAATTCCGTTAGTTGTGCTTTTTCCTGTGTTAAAGCTGTTTGTAACTTACCTAAACTAGTTGCTTCAGTAATCAACTGTTCTGATAAATTACTAACTGTACCACCAAAACTGAGTTTCAGTTGTTCTAAATTGGCTAAAGTGTCATTGAGATTAGTAGTCATAGTTTCAGGAGGTTGAGATGGTTGAGGAGGAGAGACTTTAGGTTGTTGTTGTAACTGTTTGAGTTGTTTTTCTATCCCTTGTTTTTCTTGTTTTAATTCCTCAAAAGCTTCTAGGATTTGTGCTTTAGTACTTTTAGAGTTAATAGTCATATCTTTATTTCTCCTTTACTAAACTTGACCTTGAAATGCTCTAGCTGCTAAACTTTGAGCTTGAGTATTGGCTACTTGTAATTGGGCGATGATTTCGTTAATTTGTTCTGTTTGTTTAGCTACAGTAGCTTCTAGAGATTGTAATTTTAATTCGTATCCTTGTTTAGTAGCTTCCCATTCTTTCTCGATTAAATCTGACTTGACTTTACTGTCTCTTTCTGCTTCTTTGATTCCTTCTACCCTAGCTTCTTCATAAGCTTTTTGTAACGCTGCGGGGAAACCTTCTACTTGTTTTTGTTTGGCTGCAAAATCAGCTTGATTATCTGTTAAATATTTCTCTCTTTCACTCCAGAGTTTCTCTTGACGTTGATTAGTTTCTGTTAATTCTCTCTCTTGTAAACGTTTTACTTCTTCGTATTCGTCCATCTCTATTTTGCGTTGTCTTTCTATCTCATAAGTTATATCAGCTTTGGTACGTTCTCTAGTTTGTAAAAGTAGTTCTCTTTCTTCGTTGATTCTAGCAGTAAATTCTAGTTGTTCTTTAGTCCAAACTTTATGAGTTTGCTCTTGTTCAAGGGTTATTGCTTCCCGTTGTTGATTAATTTGATTTTCTAAATGTCTGAGTCTTTCTTGATGTTCTTGTCTGAGAATGTGTAAAGCATCCGCTACCAATCTAACTTGTCGCAATTTAGCGAGGTTTTCGGTTTCAACTTGGATCGCTTTTTGTAATTGTTCTAATTTTGTTGATTCGTTGTTAAGACGTTGTGATAATGAGTTGATAATGTTACCAAAATCTAACTGTAACGACGCCATACCATTGACGATATTATCTAAGGTATATTCGGCAACTGTAGTTAATAATTCTTGATTTTTGGCTTTTTCGGCTTCTTCTTCTTTGGTAGCTACTTTAGAATCACTGCTTTGATAATCTGTTAGTAGTTTAGCGAAGTCTTGGAGAATCTGTTGTTTACTGTCTTGTGGTGTTGGTTGAGTCATCAGCCTTAGCCTTGATTTTTTAGTCAACAACTCTAGTCTAAATCATGTTGATTTTTTAGTCAAGATTATTTAGAATAAAATAAATAGCCAAATCACTAGTATGACTGAGAGTTTTAGTAGATTAATTCGTGCATCGAGAAAAAATAAAGGGTATAGTCAGAGAGAGTTAGGGGAGCTAGTGGGTTTAGACTTTACCTACTTATCTAAATTAGAAAACGATCGCGCCGAATATCCCCCCAAAGAGGAGATAATTAGGAAAATAGCCCATCATCTAGATTTAAACGAAGAAGAATTAGTCTTTTTAGCGGGGCGTATCCCTCAGAAAGAAGAAGACTTACTTAAACAACATTACCAAGAATTGCCCACTTTATTTCGGCGAATGCGAGAAAATCCCGAATTTGCCCGTCAAGTGTTTCAACAAGCGTTCAAAGTAGAGTAAAATGAGTTTAATCAAAGAATTTCGCTTTATATCTAAAGTCGAGATAGAGAGAATAGCTAACCAAATTATCGAGGAAATGTCCCAAACTAGAAACTATTACCCTAAATTTCCTCTCGACGCTAGTCGTGTAGCTGAGTTTTTGGGATTAGATCTAGTCTGGGATTTTATCCCTCCCGATGCAGAAGGAGAAATAGCCGCGAGAATTTTACCTGTACAAAGATTAATTGAAATCAACGAAAACTTAACTCAATGGGGATTAGGTTTAACAGAATCAACCATAGCCCATGAAATAGGACATTGGGTTTTACATATTAATCATCAAGAAATAGCTAGTTATAAAGAACAAAAAATAGTCTGTCATAATCAACAACATCTTAAAGGTAGAGAATGGCAAGCCCAATATTTTGCTAGTTGTTTATTAATGCCCAAAAAAGAATTAAAAAGGGTAAGTAAAGGTAAAAATATCTATAAATGGTCTGATTTATACGCGATCGCTGCTGAATTAGGGGTAACAATTTCTAATTTAGTACATCGTCTCCAGGATCTAGGTTGGCTTGAGTTAAATTCTGATTCTCGAAAGATTTTACCTGTAAATTAATGTTGTCTTTAATTGCAATTATAGCTAGTATTTGGATAGTTTTACCCCCAGCAAATATGGGGTTATTACCATTAAGAATAATCGCCATAGAAATCAGCCCAATTTTAGTATTATTTAATCTATTTAGTCTATTTATAAGTAGCAATAAATGGTTAAGTTTATTAGCTTTAATAATTAGTTTAATCCCTTTAATTCAATTTCCTTCAACTAGAGAAAGATGTAAACAAGCAATAGAAGAAGTTATCGGGACAAAATATCTGACTCTAATCTCTGGGGTTATTCCTCAAGAAATTGTCGTCGAAACAGATAGAGAATTTGCTCATCTCGATGGGGTTAAATTAACGTTCAATGTGTATCGTCCCCAAAGAGAGGGTAAATATCCTACTCTGATTATGATTTATGGTGGTGCTTGGCGTAGTGGTAATCCCAATAATAACCAAGTTTTTAGCCGTTATTTAGCGAAAAGAGGTTATACAGTCATCTCTATCGACTATCGTCACGCACCCAAATATACCTTTCCCGTACAACTAAATGATATACAATTAGCCTTATCTTATATTCATGATCACCCTGAGACTTTAGGAGTAGATTTAGAGAGAGTAGCAATCATGGGAAGATCCGCGGGTGGACATTTAGCCACTTTAGCCACTCTTCAACCAGGGGCGATCGCTTTTAAGGCTTTAATTAATTATTATGGTCCAATTAATCTCACCGAAGCTTATTTTAATCCACCTAGACCAGATCCGATTAATACTCGTGAGATACTTAAAGATTTTTTAGGGGGAACACCAGAAACTAGACCAGAATTATATCAACAAGCTTCACCGATTAGTTATACTGATATTCCTTTTGTCCCTACTTTATTAGTATATCCTAGCCAAGATCATTTAGTCCAAGCTAAATATGCACGAGAGTTATACGAAAAACTCAAAGCCAGAGGTAATCAAGTAGTATTTTTAGATATTCCTTGGTCTGAGCACGCTTTTGATGAGGTTTTCAGGGGTTTAAGTAACCGTCTCGTTTTGTATTATACTGAAGCTTTTTTAGTTTCATTGCTCAAAATCTGAAAAATTTGTCAAAATATCTAGCTTTAAGTTGAAAAAAGATTGCAAAATGTAAAGATATCATACAAAATACTGAGCGTAAAAGTGGATAATCAACTTGTCCAAATCAAATTAACCAATCAAGGAATAGTTTTAGGGGCGATCGCCATCGCTTTAACTTTGTTATTAATGGTGCTGAGTATCTATCTTAGCCCTTTAGCAGATCCTTATATTCAAGAAGTATTAGCAGCAAAAGGAGATATTAGTAATGGTCACGCTATTTTTAAGATTAACTGCGCCGGTTGTCACGGTATAGAAGCAGATGGTAACGTAGGACCGAGTTTACATACCGTATCCAAAAGAAGGTCAAAAGCGAGTATCATTCACCAAGTAATTAGTGGAGAAACCCCCCCAATGCCCAAATTTCAGCCAAATACACAAGAAATGGCTGATTTATTGAGTTATTTAGAGTCAATCTCTAGAGATTAGATATCTAAATCTAAGAGATTGAGACGAGATCCATGAGTTTCGATGAACTCTCGCCGGGGGGCTACGCGATCGCCCATTAAAACGGTAAAAACGCGATCAGCTTCCGCTGCGTCCTCGATTTCTATACGTTTGAGGGTACGAGATTCAGGGTTCATCGTAGTATCCCAGAGTTGTTGTGGCATCATCTCCCCA
Above is a genomic segment from Gloeocapsa sp. DLM2.Bin57 containing:
- a CDS encoding XRE family transcriptional regulator: MTESFSRLIRASRKNKGYSQRELGELVGLDFTYLSKLENDRAEYPPKEEIIRKIAHHLDLNEEELVFLAGRIPQKEEDLLKQHYQELPTLFRRMRENPEFARQVFQQAFKVE
- a CDS encoding ImmA/IrrE family metallo-endopeptidase gives rise to the protein MSLIKEFRFISKVEIERIANQIIEEMSQTRNYYPKFPLDASRVAEFLGLDLVWDFIPPDAEGEIAARILPVQRLIEINENLTQWGLGLTESTIAHEIGHWVLHINHQEIASYKEQKIVCHNQQHLKGREWQAQYFASCLLMPKKELKRVSKGKNIYKWSDLYAIAAELGVTISNLVHRLQDLGWLELNSDSRKILPVN
- a CDS encoding alpha/beta hydrolase; its protein translation is MLSLIAIIASIWIVLPPANMGLLPLRIIAIEISPILVLFNLFSLFISSNKWLSLLALIISLIPLIQFPSTRERCKQAIEEVIGTKYLTLISGVIPQEIVVETDREFAHLDGVKLTFNVYRPQREGKYPTLIMIYGGAWRSGNPNNNQVFSRYLAKRGYTVISIDYRHAPKYTFPVQLNDIQLALSYIHDHPETLGVDLERVAIMGRSAGGHLATLATLQPGAIAFKALINYYGPINLTEAYFNPPRPDPINTREILKDFLGGTPETRPELYQQASPISYTDIPFVPTLLVYPSQDHLVQAKYARELYEKLKARGNQVVFLDIPWSEHAFDEVFRGLSNRLVLYYTEAFLVSLLKI
- a CDS encoding cytochrome c, which gives rise to MDNQLVQIKLTNQGIVLGAIAIALTLLLMVLSIYLSPLADPYIQEVLAAKGDISNGHAIFKINCAGCHGIEADGNVGPSLHTVSKRRSKASIIHQVISGETPPMPKFQPNTQEMADLLSYLESISRD